Proteins encoded together in one Drosophila albomicans strain 15112-1751.03 chromosome 2R, ASM965048v2, whole genome shotgun sequence window:
- the LOC117576759 gene encoding zinc finger CCCH domain-containing protein 14 encodes MDCNLGSEIGQKMRSAVKAKLLELGTGGSAGFIDDELPDYVMVMVANKRSKQQMNAELNLFLGDQTDLFVTWLHEVLQKLQEVTLPAGSASKKRKSRQLEAPKSKEKEKDKDKKSRDKRDRRVHRKSGDELLNTSTEAANKSSDSMPAISSITDVFAEELLEKAKKTLDLDTGLKDEQMLKRKKRKDEQPDEPAAKDVENPTTMSEISSTTIASGNREKDMAELAEIQRKIYAAKQHLRQIGELDDNSDEDEDEELAPHAEDEPDEATPKAATTATGAAAENSSLSTRKAKSPIVFNRTPEAHQPKASRDKPKVAHIESKSPAPTVFDERAERRPVHERLGCKPPAAVAAPPQQESQSPPESQRSQRAAQKELELYVPAHRRHSEQQQQEEHKKVERGRERSQRSTNERQSSRRREKERERRRTPSPSPESNYKHRIGSRVIVAVNKPPVPSDDEDILDKPVNSVIKIKPRPTVSPRRQACKNLLLRAVADAQRSTILAKAPVTSGTAPAATASKQRMRSDEPEIISSTLGKRRSHESVGSGAGKELFRRSRRELVVNTMLHRDTKSRRHSGEPHAEQKLTKEEVGQEEESEEEEEYVPSLGVSDYVAYVPQLVADLDMDQDMEIDMHIEKKASSSASGAASVSKTQFVVTLNGDKSLGNAAASAYRKRSRKRTPSPQVSSTSSTNAQLANPEPSSTSTACSSSTNNNSSNSRRNRVKRARSSSRSSPSTSSNTPPPKPSRSLHRSEVLRQTQEIKKIIIKNDADDDEEDEHLQALSHKRLSRKRPSSSSSSNVAASISNEHKLDSRREQQLEETMRSTTPPLPPKHLDKRGDTHIEKASSIASVAVPAAAVEAPAKSKHTPIRFKLKSDEEPQHTQSQSQSQLQPQKKRRSHSKERDASTERRRISIRNAEDRKYDNLPALSAVNVDSTVLKVTKPKERCKYHPNCSKQFCDYYHPSAPCKSFPNCKFADKCMYSHPKCKFDLACMSIDCNFAHSGNRDLSHAQLAAPPLSSHVIPVQNYKSISAPATGTTATTMCKYYPNCTKVGCTFYHPKPCRYGKNCINKLECIFYHPEMQSKFKWVASLG; translated from the exons ATGGATTGCAATCTGGGCAGTGAAATTGGCCAGAAGATGCGC AGTGCTGTGAAGGCGAAACTGCTCGAGTTGGGCACCGGTGGCTCGGCCGGCTTCATAGACGACGAACTGCCCGACTatgtgatggtgatggtggcCAACAAACGCAGCAAACAGCAGATGAACGCCGAACTGAATCTCTTTCTCGGGGATCAGACCGATCTCTTTGTCACCTGGCTGCACGAAGTTCTCCAGAAGCTGCAGGAAGTTACGCTGCCAGCTGGAAGTG CAAGTAAAAAGCGCAAGTCGCGCCAACTAGAAGCGCCCAAGtcgaaggagaaggagaaggacaAGGATAAGAAAAGTAGAGATAAACGCGATAGGAGAGTGCACAGAAAATCAGGTGATGAGTTATTGAACACCTCGACGGAAGCAGCCAACAAATCGTCAGACAGCATGCCGGCAATTAGTTCGATCACGGATGTTTTTGCCGAAGAGCTACTGGAGAAAGCCAAAAAGACGCTCGATCTGGACACTGGACTGAAAGATGAGCAGATGCTAAAGAGGAAGAAACGTAAGGATGAACAGCCGGATGAGCCAGCTGCCAAAGATGTTGAGAATCCAACAACCATGTCAGAGATTAGCTCCACAACTATTGCGAGTGGTAATCGAGAGAAGGATATGGCCGAGCTAGCCGAAATACAGCGAAAAATCTATGCTGCAAAGCAGCATTTGCGTCAAATAGGCGAACTGGATGATAATAGTgacgaggacgaggatgaGGAGTTAGCGCCTCATGCAGAGGATGAGCCAGATGAAGCAACACCAAAAGCGGCTACAACCGCAACAggtgcagcagcagagaaCTCAAGTCTAAGCACACGCAAAGCTAAAAGCCCCATTGTGTTCAATCGAACACCGGAAGCGCACCAACCAAAGGCCTCTAGAGATAAACCGAAAGTAGCTCATATTGAATCCAAATCACCCGCTCCAACGGTTTTCGATGAGCGCGCGGAGCGTCGTCCTGTGCACGAGCGTCTTGGTTGCAAGCccccagctgctgttgcagcaccTCCGCAGCAGGAGTCGCAATCGCCGCCAGAATCACAGCGCTCACAGCGTGCTGCACAAAAGGAGCTAGAGCTGTATGTGCCAGCACATCGTCGACAcagcgaacagcagcagcaagaggaGCACAAAAAAGTCGAGCGTGGCAGAGAGCGCAGTCAACGTAGCACCAATGAAAGGCAGTCCAGTCGACGACGGGAGAAGGAACGAGAGCGTCGTCGAACACCGAGTCCGAGTCCGGAAAGCAATTACAAACATCGCATTGGATCGCGTGTTATTGTGGCTGTGAATAAGCCGCCAGTGCCATCCGACGATGAGGACATTCTCGACAAGCCCGTCAATTCGGTGATCAAGATCAAGCCGCGACCCACTGTTTCGCCACGACGTCAGGCCTGCAAGAATTTGCTGCTGCGCGCCGTTGCCGATGCTCAACGATCTACTATTTTGGCCAAGGCTCCGGTGACGTCAGGGACGGCGCCTGCTGCAACAGCTTCCAAGCAACGCATGAGAAGTGATGAGCCGGAGATTATTAGCTCTACGCTGGGCAAGCGACGTTCACACGAATCTGTGGGCAGTGGAGCGGGCAAGGAGCTGTTTCGTCGCAGTCGGCGAGAGCTTGTTGTGAATACAATGTTGCACAGGGATACGAAAAGCAGACGCCATTCGGGTGAACCACATGCGGAACAGAAACTGACCAAAGAGGAGGTGGGACAGGAGGAAGAGTccgaagaggaggaggaataTGTGCCCAGTTTGGGTGTCAGTGACTATGTGGCGTATGTGCCACAATTAGTCGCAGATCTGGACATGGACCAGGACATGGAGATTGATATGCACATCGAGAAGAAAGCTAGCAGCTCGGCTTCCGGCGCGGCGAGCGTATCCAAGACACAGTTTGTGGTGACGTTGAATGGCGACAAATCGCTGGGTAATGCCGCCGCTAGCGCCTATCGGAAGCGTTCACGCAAACGCACCCCGTCGCCCCAAGTGTCCTCAACTAGTTCTACAAATGCTCAGCTCGCAAATCCGGAACCCAGCTCCACGTCAACGGCATGCTCCTCCTCAAcgaacaataacagcagcaacagcaggcgtAATAGAGTTAAGCGAGCGAGAAGCTCTTCTCGTTCATCGCCCTCCACATCAAGCAATACACCGCCACCAAAGCCATCCCGTAGTCTGCATCGGAGCGAAGTGTTGCGCCAAACGCAGGAGATTAAGAAGATCATTATCAAGAACGATGCGgatgacgatgaggaggaTGAACATTTGCAAGCCTTGTCGCACAAGCGTTTGTCTAGAAAACgcccaagcagcagcagcagctccaatGTTGCCGCATCCATATCCAATGAGCACAAGTTGGACAGCAGAAGGGAACAGCAGCTGGAGGAAACCATGCGCTCCACAACGCCTCCGTTACCACCAAAGCATCTGGATAAACGCGGCGATACTCACATAGAGAAAGCCTCATCAATTGCATCTGTGGCagtgccagcagcagctgtggaAGCGCCTGCAAAGTCCAAGCATACTCCCATACGATTTAAGCTGAAGTCAGATGAGGAGCCACAGcacacacagtcgcagtcacaatCGCAGTTGCAGCCACAAAAGAAACGGCGCTCACATAGTAAAGAGCGTGATGCATCAACGGAGCGACGGCGAATTTCCATTCGAAATGCAGAGGACAGGAAATATGATAATCTGCCGGCAT TGAGTGCAGTCAATGTGGACTCGACCGTTTTGAAGGTGACGAAGCCAAAGGAGCGCTGCAAATACCATCCGAACTGCAGCAAACAATTTTGCGATTATTATCATCCATCCGCACCCTGCAAGTCTTTTCCCAATTGTAAGTTTGCGGACAAGTGCATGTACTCGCATCCCAAATGCAAGTTTGATCTGGCCTGCATGAGCATCGATTGCAACTTTGCACACAGTGGTAATCGGGATCTTAGTCATGCACAACTGGCGGCACCGCCTCTAT CCTCGCATGTGATACCAGTGCAGAACTACAAATCGATATCGGCGCCGGCAACTGGAACAACGGCAACTACAATGTGCAAGTACTATCCGAATTGCACCAAAGTCGGCTGCACATTCTATCACCCGAAGCCGTGTCGTTATGGCAAGAATTGCATTAATAAGCTGGAATGCATATTTTATCATCCCgaaatgcaaagcaaattcAAATGGGTCGCCTCATTAGGTTAA
- the LOC117576757 gene encoding LOW QUALITY PROTEIN: bromodomain and WD repeat-containing protein 3 (The sequence of the model RefSeq protein was modified relative to this genomic sequence to represent the inferred CDS: deleted 1 base in 1 codon), whose product MENRQPSSNNVIVPELYFLIAKFLTAGPLEETAKILVKELEQKKVLPRRIDWLGNEHDQTFEELVNKYAHIGPNHILEICSRLGPLVDKELAPSVPGINSLLGRGRQHLLRTKDTVYQNRTIRDYCTSLHGISLPDSNLTKPIHNLSKVISGREHGGLVRRKLLVPTDLYRKTKLLRRTVGHLSSVYCVLFDRTGRYIITGADDLLIKIWSAADGRLLATLRGASAEITDIAINLDNTMLAAGSVDRILRVWDMQTTSPIAVLAAHTGMITSVNFCPSPRSDLKYLVTTSTDGSIAFWQYSTPRGQKITFAPRPTQYHEKLRPGQAQMMCTTFSPGGVFLAAGSADHHVRVYMMAEDGPKRILETEAYTDAVDSVQWSHRGLRFISGSKDGTAHIWTFESQQWKSLKLCMTERLASCPPPEEGKKLKVTMVAWDASDRYVITAVSDFTIKIWDSKCGRLHRVLRGHRDELYVLESNPRDEHVLLSAGHDGQVFLWDIEQGGSVAQFFNDIDGQGHGSVFDAKWSPDGTMIAATDSHGHILIFGLGIGTEKYKLLPTELFFHTDYRPLLRDAHHHVVDEQTQIMPHLMPPPFLVDADGNPHPTKYQRFVPGREACSVDQLIPNLTVGIDGIVIEDNVNAANNPGAPAAPAVAAAAAAAAGNYSHIDRMIAALANRQGTNAANANDGGNANQSFERLIMRQGQGQEQLPDSNSPRAAAQRGNVLGGRRSITDGTPRSGWAAAARTAAAAPAAAGGAEQPAPAGEQQNAALPAQQALPLKFVRRTYVRPMKYAQLQNFKQTIYSAGQFEMQEYKREMRRRPIMINTASAASAQQAGVGRQRNTRSNGGRPGRRRGAQSGQQQQGAQPAYRTRAVRDQEELYDEPAVPNVHEDEEDDDSSNSSGDTSYSNVEENLEDSSDESETDSSDYSDWVADTPGPNLEPPKRSKRKPLSRRRTTSDDSSDDAGTGQAASKKRGRKRVLIPPRAPNGEIPELYRPAEWLSEVIPRKAPYYPQMGDEIVYFRQGHQRYLEAVRLKKVYKLSHSSEPWNFRPLRDHELVRVIGIKYEIRPPRLCCLKLAIIDEDGNMTGTTFKIKYHDMPDVLDFLVLRQTFDLAVQRNWSIGDRFRCMIGDGWWLGEIESRHALSAEFPDSFFMCCRVRWDNGEYEYMSPWDMEPIDEQRLPDEVGGAIPVLPVEIRATLYQPKSEEWHRGDRDGTCRRIINGLEQVMRLSIAEHFLAPVDLNIYPDYAYLIEYPIDLTTVKSRFENHFYRRITSAQFDVRYLATNAEQYNRRHTSIVKHARIVTDLCLRIIREADEIDVAAVYHQLMDVYHSSESENEVDSDVVPSTSTGPTTSAAAARQRVSSTRRSNRIRSDGDWRSDCRQLLDLMWQRPDSLPFREPVNTMDFEDYLEIIATPMDLRTIKEDLLGGNYDDPLDFAKDVRLIFLNSKNYNTNKRSRIYAMTLRLSALFESHIKTVVSNWKAARRRSNKNKSGSSGRGSSSPSKRAPTERTTRRTQKPPGAGTSRRLEAHSSDDDDDDDEDDDDDVGQQQTTSRGSQRGSRRRNGVAVVASNSGSNRVTSSSSNAQQRRHQSSSSSDSEEEEEEEETTSDASTDENEDEEAHSNDSSPQQTRRRRGRPARKNRISDDESNANDSEESYNPNERRSRRAAGDGKKRKAKGQRGHGHSNKRHRDETSGQLPGGSRSAGGVTARRTRRLLGSSEEDHPHMESHSHHDESTQDSSLTPRKKGRQAKSKSSTTIGNGPSTSAAAAAGGSSSLESPSRNTRANGGRPQNAAENDHSYHLPVRNGRIIESDTDSHGPTGRPTRQSAKRALMDWARGSDIEEEEEESEEAEEILPTPTKDDMPSTSRAALSLAATGGAASSSRQLRTNRNTVVNAAADSEDDDDDDSDNEPLANNQQKTASLKTSTPAPHPLVLRRRLPSPPRSMHMTRSHATSTTSNSNSQQEAPTAAHDHNYMGSESTAAARAPRRMLSRHQRNADTLDPNLDPLNNSRLLPSISNPSPTSTTNNGSTRRLRGRASQEHSQDEAAEELPDEEDAAASDEGTDGGSSSQPSHEEVDEEEDATATDSEDNQPLTSYVSPSNGRTRRKTKTSSSSAATVSQRHNRRSRATSDNSFVNDNDDDEDYEAPSRRSRSNRLRSNQRSGRNQKRPRYNEQSDEEDQQHNHSQRKRMRNGDVHAANQTNHNNNRANSRSSQEQHEEPIDEDGSSTVDSDEQLVSVSSRGRVRKISAKARGIFKD is encoded by the exons atGGAAAACAGGCAGCCCAGTTCAAATAATGTGATAGTGCCAG AATTGTACTTcctaattgcaaaatttttgaCTGCAGGCCCGCTGGAGGAGACAGCAAAG ATACTGGTGAAAGAACTAGAGCAAAAGAAG GTATTGCCCCGACGCATCGACTGGTTGGGAAATGAGCATGACCAGACCTTTGAAGAGTTG GTAAATAAGTACGCACACATTGGTCCAAATCATATACTAGAAATATGCAGTCGTCTTGGTCCACTGGTGGACAAGGAGTTGGCGCCCAGCGTGCCAGGCATAAACTCGTTGCTTGGGAGAGGTCGCCAGCATTTATTACGTACAAAAGACACCGTCTACCAAAATCGTACAATTCGTGATTATTGTACAAGTTTGCATGGCATCTCACTGCCCGACTCCAATCTCACCAAGCCCATACACAACCTAA GCAAGGTAATTTCTGGTCGTGAACATGGCGGTCTGGTGCGCCGCAAATTGTTGGTGCCCACGGATCTTTATCGCAAGACGAAGCTATTGCGCCGCACCGTGGGCCACTTATCTTCCGTGTATTGTGTGCTCTTTGATCGCACAGGACGTTACATTATCACGGGAGCCGACGATTTACTTATCAAGATTTGGTCTGCTGCAGATGGTCGTCTCTTGGCTACGCTGCGTGGTGCTTCAGCAGAAATCACAGATATTGCTATTAACTTGGATAACACAATGCTGGCGGCAGGTTCAGTCGATCGCATATTGCGTGTTTGGGACATGCAAACCACATCACCGATTGCTGTTCTTGCCGCGCACACAGGCATGATAACATCTGTGAACTTTTGCCCGTCGCCACGTAGCGATCTAAAGTATTTGGTAACCACAAGCACAGATGGTTCTATTGCCTTCTGGCAGTACTCCACGCCACGCGGTCAAAAGATCACATTTGCTCCTCGTCCCACGCAATACCATGAGAAGCTGCGGCCAGGTCAGGCGCAGATGATGTGCACTACGTTTTCACCAGGCGGCGTATTCTTGGCTGCCGGCTCTGCTGATCATCATGTACGTGTTTATATGATGGCCGAGGATGGACCTAAGCGTATTCTGGAGACGGAAGCTTACACAGATGCTGTTGATTCGGTGCAGTGGTCGCATCGAGGTCTGCGCTTCATCTCTGGCAGTAAGGATGGCACAGCGCACATCTGGACCTTTGAGTCTCAGCAGTGGAAAAGCCTCAAGCTTTGCATGACCGAACGTTTAGCCAG TTGTCCACCACCAGAGGAAGGAAAGAAATTGAAGGTTACAATGGTTGCCTGGGATGCCTCTGATCGTTATGTTATCACAGCCGTCAGCGATTTCACT ATCAAAATCTGGGACTCCAAATGCGGTCGATTGCATCGCGTGCTGCGTGGCCACAGGGATGAGCTATATGTACTTGAATCAAATCCCAGGGATGAACACGTGCTGCTGTCTGCTGGTCATGATGGCCAGGTCTTTCTCTGGGACATTGAGCAGGGTGGGAGCGTCGCTCAGTTCTTTAATGACATAGATGGCCAAGGACATGGCAGCGTCTTTGATGCCAAGTGGTCGCCAGATGGCACTATGATAGCTGCCACAGATTCACATGGtcatatattgatatttggCCTTGGCATCGGCACCGAAAAGTACAAATTG TTGCCCACTGAGCTGTTTTTCCATACGGATTATCGGCCTCTGCTTCGTGATGCCCATCATCATGTGGTGGATGAACAGACTCAAATAATGCCACATCTAATGCCACCGCCATTTCTTGTCGATGCCGATGGAAATCCACATCCTACAAAATATCAACGCTTTGTGCCCGGTCGTGAAGCTTGCAGCGTGGATCAGCTAATACCCAATCTGACAGTGGGTATCGATGGTATTGTGATTGAGGATAATGTGAATGCAGCGAACAATCCGGGAGCTCCTGCTGCACCAGCAGTcgccgccgcagcagctgcagctgctgggaATTATTCACACATTGATCGCATGATAGCTGCATTGGCAAATCGTCAAGGCACCAATGCCGCCAATGCCAATGATGGAGGTAATGCAAATCAATCGTTTGAGCGTCTGATCATGCGTCAAGGCCAGGGACAGGAGCAATTGCCAGACTCCAATTCACCACGTGCTGCTGCACAGCGAGGCAACGTTTTGGGCGGCCGTCGCTCAATAACCGACGGCACTCCGCGTTCCGgctgggcagcagcagcacgcaCTGCCGCTGCAGCTCCTGCAGCTGCGGGAGGAGCTGAACAGCCAGCACCGGCAGGTGAACAACAGAATGCCGCATTACCGGCCCAGCAGGCGTTGCCTTTGAAGTTTGTGCGTCGCACCTATGTGCGACCCATGAAGTATGCCCAACTGCAGAACTTCAAGCAAACCATCTATTCCGCTGGCCAGTTCGAGATGCAAGAATATAAGCGTGAGATGCGTCGACGTCCTATCATGATAAATACGGCGAGTGCAGCTTCTGCACAGCAGGCCGGAGTGGGGAGACAGCGCAATACACGATCCAATGGCGGTCGGCCTGGACGACGTCGAGGTGCTCAGTCgggccagcaacagcagggaGCACAGCCTGCCTATCGTACGCGTGCGGTGCGAGATCAAGAGGAGCTGTACGATGAACCGGCTGTACCTAATGTACACGAGGATGAGGAGGACGATGACAGCAGCAATAGCTCTGGTGATACTAGCTATTCGAATGTCGAGGAGAATTTAGAGGACAGTAGTGATGAATCGGAAACGGATAGTTCAGATTACTCGGACTGGGTGGCAGATACACCCGGCCCTAATCTTGAGCCACCAAAGCGCTCCAAACGCAAGCCACTATCGCGACGTCGCACTACTAGCGATGACAGTAGTGATGATGCCGGCACCGGGCAGGCAGCCAGTAAAAAGCGTGGACGCAAGCGTGTACTTATCCCACCAAGGGCACCAAACGGTGAAATACCGGAGCTTTATCGCCCAGCCGAATGGCTGTCGGAGGTGATACCCCGAAAGGCGCCCTACTATCCCCAAATGGGCGATGAGATTGTCTATTTTCGGCAGGGACACCAGCGATATCTCGAGGCTGTGCGTTTGAAAAAAGTCTACAAGCTGTCGCACAGCTCGGAGCCCTGGAATTTTCGTCCGCTGCGTGATCACGAGCTGGTGCGTGTCATTGGCATTAAGTACGAGATACGTCCACCTCGTTTATGTTGCCTTAAGTTGGCCATTATCGATGAGGATGGCAACATGACGGGTACCACATTCAAGATCAAGTATCACGATATGCCAGACGTGCTGGACTTTTTAGTATTACGTCAGACCTTTGATCTAGCAGTGCAGCGCAACTGGAGCATTGGTGATCGCTTTCGCTGCATGATTGGCGACGGTTGGTGGTTGGGTGAAATTGAATCGCGTCATGCACTAAGCGCTGAATTCCCCGACTCGTTTTTTATGTGTTGCCGCGTGCGCTGGGATAATGGAGAGTACGAATACATGAGTCCCTGGGATATGGAGCCCATTGATGAACAGCGACTGCCCGATGAAGTAGGCGGCGCTATACCCGTGCTACCGGTAGAAATACGCGCCACTTTATATCAGCCGAAGTCAGAGGAGTGGCATCGAGGTGATCGCGATGGCACCTGTCGACGCATTATTAACGGACTCGAGCAg GTGATGCGTCTGTCGATTGCCGAGCACTTTTTAGCCCCGGTTGACCTCAATATTTATCCAGACTACGCCTATTTGATTGAGTATCCCATCGATTTAACAACGGTCAAGTCGCgttttgaaaatcatttttacCGTCGCATTACCTCGGCACAGTTTGATGTGCGATATTTGGCTACCAATGCGGAGCAATACAATCGTCGACACACGAGCATCGTAAAACATGCTCGAATTGTGACCGATCTGTGTTTACGTATCATTAG GGAAGCGGATGAAATAGACGTTGCAGCTGTTTATCATCAGTTGATGGACGTGTATCACTCATCAGAGTCGGAGAACGAAGTGGACTCCGATGTGGTGCCATCAACTAGCACTGGTCCAACCAcctcagcagctgctgcacgTCAGCGTGTTTCATCAACGCGCCG CTCGAATCGCATACGTTCGGATGGCGATTGGCGTTCCGATTGTCGGCAATTGTTGGATTTGATGTGGCAGCGGCCGGATTCGTTGCCATTTCGTGAGCCAGTCAATACGATGGACTTCGAAGATTATCTGGAAATCATTGCTACACCAATGGATTTGCGTACTATTAAAGAAGACCTACTGGGTGGCAATTATGACGACCCATTAGATTTTGCCAAGGATGTTCGCCTCATATTTCTGAATTCAAAGAACTACAATACAAACAAGCGTTCACGG ATATATGCAATGACTCTACGATTGAGTGCTCTATTCGAGTCGCACATCAAAACGGTGGTCAGCAACTGGAAGGCCGCACGTAGACGCTCCAACAAGAATAAGTCTGGCAGCAGTGGACGTGGATCAAGTAGTCCGAGCAAGCGAGCACCAACGGAGCGCACAACGCGGCGTACTCAGAAGCCACCGGGAGCTGGTACATCGAGACGATTGGAAGCACACAGCagcgatgatgacgatgacgacgacgaagatgacgatgacgatgtggGGCAACAACAGACGACGTCACGGGGCTCGCAGCGTGGCAGTCGACGACGTAATGGCGTTGCCGTTGTGGCCAGCAATTCGGGTTCTAATCGCGTGACATCTTCATCGTCCAATGCGCAACAGCGCCGTCatcagagcagcagcagttcgGACAGCgaggaagaagaggaggaggaggagaccACATCAGACGCCAGCACCGATGAGAACGAGGATGAGGAGGCGCACTCTAACGACAGTTCACCGCAGCAGACCCGTCGTCGTCGCGGTCGACCAGCGCGCAAGAACCGTATCAGCGATGATGAGTCGAATGCCAATGACTCTGAGGAGAGCTACAATCCCAATGAGCGACGCAGTCGACGTGCTGCTGGCGACGGTAAAAAGCGAAAAGCCAAAGGTCAACGTGGTCATGGTCACTCCAACAAACGGCATCGTGATGAAACGTCAGGTCAGCTGCCAGGCGGTAGTCGAAGTGCTGGTGGCGTAACTGCGCGTCGCACGAGACGCCTGCTAGGCAGCTCCGAGGAAGATCATCCTCATATGGAATCTCACTCGCATCACGATGAGAGCACTCAGGACAGCAGTCTGACGCCGCGCAAGAAGGGACGACAAGCCAAGTCCAAGAGCTCGACAACAATTGGCAATGGGCCCAGTACcagtgcagctgctgccgctggaGGAAGCTCCAGCCTCGAGAGTCCGTCCCGCAATACTCGTGCCAATGGCGGAAGGCCACAGAATGCTGCGGAGAATGATCACAGCTATCATTTGCCAGTGCGCAATGGACGCATTATAGAGTCCGATACAGACTCGCATGGGCCAACTGGAAGGCCGACCAGGCAAAGCGCCAAGCGTGCGCTTATGGATTGGGCGCGCGGCAGTGATatcgaggaggaggaggaggaaagtGAGGAGGCCGAAGAG ATTCTACCTACGCCTACAAAGGACGATATGCCGTCGACTAGCCGTGCTGCCCTTAGTCTGGCAGCAACTGGTGGAGCCGCATCCTCATCACGACAGCTACGTACGAATCGTAATACCGTTGTGAACGCTGCGGCGGACAGTGaggacgacgatgacgatgacagtGATAACGAGCCCTTGGCCAACAACCAGCAAA aAACTGCCTCTTTGAAAACCAGCACACCAGCTCCACATCCGCTGGTATTGCGACGTCGCTTACCGTCGCCACCACGTAGCATGCATATGACACGCTCACATGCAACATCCACGACCAGCAACTCCAATAGCCAACAGGAAGCTCCAACGGCCGCACATGATCACAATTATATGGGTAGTGAGTCGACGGCGGCAGCTCGTGCTCCTCGCCGTATGTTGTCGCGTCATCAACGCAATGCTGATACTCTGGATCCCAATCTCGACCCATTGAACAATTCTCGTCTGTTGCCTTCGATATCAAATCCCAGTCCCACCTCAACCACAAACAATGGGTCAACGCGTCGTCTGCGG GGTCGCGCCAGTCAAGAGCATTCGCAAGACGAGGCGGCCGAGGAATTGCCAGATGAAGAGGATGCCGCCGCTTCGGATGAAGGCACCGATGGTGGCTCCAGCTCGCAGCCCAGCCACGAGGAAGtcgacgaagaagaagatgcCACTGCCACAGATTCGGAAGACAATCAACCGTTAACCAGTTACGTTTCACCCAGCAATGGACGCACACGGCGTAAGACGAAAACCTCATCCTCGTCGGCGGCAACGGTGTCACAACGTCACAATCGTCGTAGTCGTGCCACCTCAGATAATTCGTTTGTCAACGACAATGACGACGATGAGGATTACGAGGCTCCATCGCGGCGCAGTCGAAGCAACCGTCTGCGTAGCAATCAGCGCAGCGGTCGTAATCAGAAACGTCCGCGCTACAATGAGCAATCTGATGAAGAGGATCAGCAACACAATCACAGTCAGCGTAAGCGAATGCGCAACGGCGACGTTCATGCAGCCAACCAgaccaaccacaacaacaatagagcTAATAGTCGCAGCTCACAGGAGCAGCATGAAGAGCCAATAGATGAAGATGGCAGCTCAACGGTGGACAGTGATGAGCAATTGGTGAGCGTGAGCAGCCGTGGACGTGTACGCAAAATATCGGCAAAAGCGCGCGGCATATTCAAGGATTGA